Proteins from a genomic interval of Debaryomyces hansenii CBS767 chromosome E complete sequence:
- a CDS encoding DEHA2E22704p (similar to uniprot|P40350 Saccharomyces cerevisiae YPL227C ALG5 UDP-glucose:dolichyl-phosphate glucosyltransferase involved in asparagine-linked glycosylation in the endoplasmic reticulum) — translation MLVYMLLFVAVIIICIYTIIIFFSHQPREPTLSELTYTTNDPTNEHYKLPDRINSRTSEYRDDAIQLSVVIPCFNETQRLGKMLDECIEHLNTNYPSKYEIIIVDDGSSDKSDEFALKKADEFHLKPHVMRVVKLSKNRGKGGAVTHGLLHSRGKYSLFADADGATKFSDVDKLVAYLSSVDSKKPAIAIGSRAHMVDTDAVVKRSFIRNFLMYGLHTLVYIFGIRNIQDTQCGFKMFNFQSVSSIFPHMHTERWIFDVEVLLLGELQKMSMKEIPVNWQEVDGSKIDIAKDSIGMAIDLVVTRLAYLLGIYKLDECGKLNSNNKKFD, via the coding sequence ATGCTAGTGTATATGCTATTGTTTGTGGCGGTCATAATTATATGTATCTACACGattataattttcttttctcaTCAACCAAGAGAGCCTACATTGAGTGAATTAACTTACACGACAAACGATCCAACGAATGAACATTACAAACTACCAGATAGGATCAATTCCCGTACGTCTGAATACAGAGATGATGCAATCCAATTGAGTGTAGTCATACCATGCTTTAACGAAACGCAGAGATTAGGTAAAATGCTTGATGAGTGTATCGAACACTTGAATACTAATTATCCATCCAAATACGAAATAATTATAGTGGATGATGGCTCGCTGGACAAAAGTGATGAGTTTGCGCTTAAAAAAGCAGATGAGTTCCATTTAAAGCCGCATGTCATGAGGGTTGTTAAATTATCGAAGAACAGAGGTAAAGGTGGTGCAGTGACGCACGGATTATTGCACTCGAGAGGTAAGTACAGCCTATTTGCTGATGCTGATGGAGCCACGAAGTTCAGCGATGTCGACAAGCTAGTTGCATATTTGAGTTCAGTAGACAGCAAGAAGCCAGCAATTGCAATAGGGTCTCGTGCCCATATGGTAGATACCGATGCGGTTGTCAAAAGATCATTTATTCGTAATTTCTTGATGTACGGATTACATACGTTGGTATACATCTTTggaattagaaatatcCAGGACACTCAGTGTGGTTTTAAAATGTTCAATTTCCAATCGGTAAGCCTGATATTCCCCCATATGCATACAGAAAGATGGATTTTCGATGTCGAAGTATTACTCTTAGGCGAATTGCAGAAGATGTCCATGAAGGAAATTCCTGTCAATTGGCAAGAAGTAGACGGCTCAAAAATTGACATTGCAAAGGATTCCATAGGGATGGCTATAGACCTAGTGGTCACTAGGTTGGCATATCTTTTAGGGATATATAAACTTGACGAATGTGGAAAATTAaactcaaataataagaagTTCGATTGA
- a CDS encoding DEHA2E22726p (similar to uniprot|O13297 Saccharomyces cerevisiae YPL228W CET1 Interacts with Ceg1p the mRNA capping enzyme alpha subunit) — MNVGSILNDEPSPSKKTTNDDSGDSVRPDMSTYQRHSLVNLLNDPAPNNELKTKETKKDWSEDEHSNFRVPVTEPNQQLSPVLRRSSIADITNEKDVDISSSTEHPIEQDKSEKDEDELTRISKLKSTNKPRRYTEPPIWAQEWIPTSYQGTANGTPVVNAQESSLSSKRVFDRSSTVNVDLECSITGVIPPPSVTRTIAEWIYANFTEIPDDQRKYVELELKFGTIIDKRAGHRIDINVSTECIFTDNSNTYFDMGVHEVGWNDMCKFLDDLEKSYQDELRRSPQANSNSPKRKFNILESDITDNFYQITSRNEQPKSIRISKDNLLDPPRYTAINKQRLSSLFIHNPSSMYDLRLSLSYENPIADNNIDGIIKKNQPTLTRIKKRNSWTHRPTVTRFDMTRVLSPRESKNKSGKKIVEQDQSFEVELEVDTLELFNGFDKFKSGADSIRFEELVEIFVNNARCLNNRVTKLANK, encoded by the coding sequence atgaatgtAGGATCAATCTTGAATGATGAGCCTTCTCCATCAAAAAAGACAACGAATGATGATTCTGGCGATTCAGTAAGGCCAGATATGTCGACTTACCAGAGACATTCACTAGTTAATTTACTAAATGACCCAGCCCCAAATAATGAACTTAAGACAAAGGAAACGAAAAAGGATTGGTCTGAAGATGAACATTCAAATTTCAGAGTGCCTGTTACTGAACCAAATCAGCAATTGTCCCCAGTTTTGAGACGTAGTTCAATTGCGGATATAACGAATGAGAAAGATGTTGATATTTCAAGCAGTACGGAACACCCCATAGAGCAAGACAAATCagaaaaagatgaagatgaattgaCCAGAATAAGCAAACTAAAATCTACAAACAAACCAAGACGATATACAGAACCTCCAATATGGGCCCAAGAATGGATACCAACATCGTACCAAGGCACTGCCAACGGGACGCCTGTTGTAAATGCACAAGAATCGAGCTTATCGTCTAAGCGGGTGTTCGATAGAAGCCTGACAGTCAATGTTGACTTGGAATGTTCAATAACAGGCGTGATTCCTCCTCCATCAGTTACTAGAACTATAGCAGAATGGATTTATGCAAACTTTACCGAAATCCCTGATGaccaaagaaaatatgtggaattagaattaaagTTTGGAACgataattgataaaagaGCAGGCCATagaattgatattaatgtaTCCACTGAATGTATCTTCACTGACAATTCTAATACCTATTTTGATATGGGAGTTCATGAAGTTGGTTGGAATGATATGTGCAAATTTTTGGACGATTTGGAAAAATCTTACCAAGATGAATTGAGAAGATCACCCCAGGCAAATAGCAATAGTCCAAAGAggaaatttaatatattgGAAAGTGACATAACTGACAATTTTTATCAGATTACCAGTAGAAATGAACAACCGAAATCAATTCGTATATCGAAGGACAACTTATTGGACCCTCCTCGTTACACAGCTATAAATAAACAAAGACTTTCtagtttatttattcaCAATCCTTCTTCAATGTATGATTTAAGATTATCATTGTCATACGAAAACCCTATTGCTGACAATAATATCGATGGcattataaaaaaaaaccAGCCTACGTTGACCAGAATTAAGAAGCGTAATTCTTGGACTCACAGACCTACTGTAACCAGGTTTGATATGACAAGAGTATTACTGCCACGAGAACTGAAAAACAAGAGTGGTAAAAAAATCGTGGAACAAGATCAGTCGTTTGAGGTTGAATTAGAAGTTGATACGTTGGAATTATTTAACggatttgataaatttaaaagCGGAGCAGATTCGAttagatttgaagaattagtggaaatatttgtaaataatgCTAGATGTTTAAATAATAGAGTCACAAAGCTAGCTAACAAGTAA
- a CDS encoding DEHA2E22748p (similar to uniprot|P41939 Saccharomyces cerevisiae YLR174W IDP2 Cytosolic NADP-specific isocitrate dehydrogenase catalyzes oxidation of isocitrate to alpha-ketoglutarate), which yields MGFNKIKVDQPIVEMDGDEMTRIIWKFIKDKLIFPYLDVDLKYYDLGIEYRNQTDDKVTTDAAEAILKYQVGVKCATITPDEARVEEFKLKKMWLSPNGTLRNILGGTVFREPIVIDNIPRIVPQWESPIIIGRHAFGDQYKATDVVIPKAGQLELVFKPADGSATEVYPVYNYDAPGVALAMYNTEKSITDFAESSFKMALDRKLILFSSTKNTILKKYDGRFKDIFEDLYEKKYKKQFEEAGIWYEHRLIDDMVAQMLKSKGGYIIAMKNYDGDVQSDIVAQGFGSLGLMTSVLMTPDGKAFEAEAAHGTVTRHYRQHQQGKETSTNSIASIFAWTRGIIQRGKLDNNADVVKFGESLEKATIDTVALDNVMTKDLALAQGKTERSSYVTTEEFIDAVAKRLNKNLGA from the coding sequence ATGGGATTCAATAAGATTAAGGTTGACCAAccaattgttgaaatgGATGGTGATGAAATGACCAGAATCATCTggaaatttatcaaagataaGTTGATCTTCCCATACTTGGACGTAGATTTGAAATACTACGATTTAGGTATTGAATACAGAAATCAGACTGACGACAAGGTTACCACCGATGCTGCTGAAGCAATTTTGAAGTACCAAGTCGGAGTCAAATGTGCAACCATTACCCCAGACGAAGCCAGAGTCGAAGAATTcaagttgaagaagatgtgGTTATCTCCAAACGGTACATTGAGAAATATCTTGGGTGGAACTGTTTTCAGAGAACCAATTGTCATTGATAACATCCCAAGAATCGTTCCACAATGGGAAAGCCCAATTATCATTGGTAGACATGCATTCGGTGATCAATACAAGGCCACCGATGTTGTTATTCCAAAGGCCGGTCAATTAGAATTAGTTTTCAAGCCAGCTGATGGCTCAGCAACCGAAGTTTATCCAGTGTACAACTATGACGCGCCAGGTGTTGCGTTAGCCATGTACAACACTGAGAAGTCAATCACTGATTTCGCCGAATCATCCTTCAAAATGGCCTTGGAtagaaaattaatattgttcTCCTCTACCAAGAACACCATCTTGAAGAAGTACGATGGTAGATTCAAAGACATCTTCGAAGATTTATAcgaaaagaaatataagaAGCAATTCGAAGAAGCCGGTATCTGGTATGAACATAGATTAATTGACGATATGGTCGCCCAAATGTTGAAATCCAAGGGCGGTTATATCATTGCCATGAAGAACTACGATGGTGATGTGCAATCAGATATTGTTGCGCAAGGTTTTGGTTCATTAGGTTTAATGACCTCTGTCTTGATGACCCCAGATGGAAAGGCGTTCGAAGCTGAAGCCGCTCATGGTACAGTTACCAGACACTATAGGCAGCATCAACAAGGTAAGGAGACCTCCACTAACTCTATCGCTTCTATCTTTGCATGGACCAGAGGTATAATTCAAAGAGGTAAGTTAGATAACAATGCTGATGTCGTTAAATTCGGTGAAAGCTTGGAAAAAGCTACTATCGATACCGTTGCTTTAGACAACGTCATGACTAAGGATTTAGCTTTAGCTCAAGGTAAGACTGAAAGATCATCGTATGTCACTACCGAAGAATTCATCGATGCTGTTGCAAAGAGATTAAACAAGAACTTAGGAGCttaa
- a CDS encoding DEHA2E22770p (similar to uniprot|P25583 Saccharomyces cerevisiae YCL055W KAR4 Transcription factor required for induction of KAR3 and CIK1 during mating also required during meiosis), with translation MSRRNSANKLNDKNRDANAHVPPHEKLVYNRFAGGSRNIYPETTNSYMKPLDNNSRSFASNNNNNNNNVGHSFNNNYGSGPRRAPSTNSKAMSTIRENDYSNHYIHSKRPPIKHVRNIQNPMEGYPKLQKLHQLKKNQISQHAVKPYGCKITSELIIPTLKSWINDYELQFDVIMIGALVENQFIQPLLYQLPLYKLCAKPGFLFIWATTQKIQELTKFLNSDVCNKKFRRSEELVFVLVDKNSPYYPNDSTDCKPLFTKHQWHCWMCITGTVRRSTDNHLIHCNVDTDLQIENNETNNSINAVPDSIYKVAENFSNSNRRLHIIPSRIGYNLPIKLRPGWVIMSPDVLINNFDPSTYERDMYTKSMIRYKTVNNTQKPQFLISQTNEIEELRPKSPINVKS, from the coding sequence ATGTCGAGACGAAATTCGGCaaacaaattgaatgataagAATCGAGATGCAAATGCCCATGTCCCGCCACACGAAAAATTGGTATATAATCGATTTGCCGGTGGGTCAAGGAATATTTATCCCGAAACAACAAATAGCTACATGAAACCGctagataataattcaaggTCCTTTGCTAgcaataacaataataataataataatgttggGCATAGTTTCAATAACAACTATGGATCTGGGCCAAGACGTGCGCCATCTACTAATCTGAAAGCCATGAGTACCATTAGGGAGAATGACTACTCAAACCATTATATTCATAGCAAACGTCCCCCTATCAAGCATGTTAGAAATATACAGAATCCAATGGAAGGGTATCCTAAGTTACAAAAACTACaccaattgaagaagaatcagATTCTGCAACATGCGGTCAAGCCATATGGTTGTAAAATCACAtcagaattaataattccGACTTTGAAATCATGGATAAATGACTATGAATTGCAGTTTGATGTTATTATGATTGGAGCATTGGTCgaaaatcaatttattcagCCGTTGCTTTATCAACTACCACTTTACAAATTGTGTGCTAAACCGggatttttgtttatttggGCAACGACGCAAAAAATCCAAGAATTGAcaaaatttcttaattcTGACGTTTgtaataaaaaattcagaaGATCAGAAGAACTAGTATTCGTCTTGGTTGATAAGAACTCTCCATATTACCCAAATGATTCTACAGATTGCAAACCATTATTCACTAAGCATCAGTGGCATTGCTGGATGTGTATCACTGGAACAGTACGCAGATCAACAGATAACCACTTGATTCACTGCAACGTCGACACAGACTTACAAATCGAGAATAACGAAACGAATAACAGCATTAACGCCGTACCTGATTCAATCTATAAGGTAGCTGAAAATTTCTCCAATTCGAACAGAAGATTACATATAATTCCATCGAGAATTGGCTACAATTTACCTATCAAATTGAGGCCCGGTTGGGTAATAATGAGTCCTGACgtattaattaataacTTTGACCCATCGACCTACGAGCGTGACATGTATACCAAATCGATGATTAGGTATAAAACAGTCAACAATACCCAGAAACCCCAATTCTTGATATCTCAGACCAACGAAATCGAAGAACTCAGACCCAAATCTCCAATCAATGTCAAGTCTTGA